One Actinomycetota bacterium genomic region harbors:
- a CDS encoding P-loop NTPase yields the protein MATKEQVLDALSKVLDPEIGKPITELEMVRDVVLDNGTVTVDVLLTVPGCPMKDRIERDVTAAVAPLEGVKAVQVRLGVMTEDQRQTMVGKLRAGQPQGQHRPIAFWGEGTRTKAILVASGKGGVGKSSVTANLAVALAQQGFKVGVVDCDVWGFSIPRMLGVSGRPTSFNGMMLPLEAHGVKVISMGFF from the coding sequence ATGGCCACCAAGGAACAGGTGCTCGACGCGCTCTCGAAGGTGCTCGACCCCGAGATCGGCAAGCCGATCACCGAGCTCGAGATGGTGCGTGACGTCGTGCTAGACAACGGCACGGTCACGGTGGACGTCCTCCTGACCGTTCCCGGCTGCCCGATGAAGGACCGGATCGAGCGAGACGTGACCGCCGCCGTGGCGCCCCTGGAGGGCGTCAAGGCCGTTCAGGTTCGCCTGGGGGTCATGACGGAGGATCAGCGCCAGACGATGGTCGGCAAGCTCCGGGCCGGGCAACCGCAGGGTCAGCACCGGCCGATCGCCTTCTGGGGCGAAGGGACGCGAACCAAGGCGATCCTGGTCGCCTCCGGTAAGGGCGGGGTCGGCAAGTCGTCGGTGACGGCCAACTTGGCCGTGGCGCTCGCCCAGCAGGGCTTCAAGGTCGGCGTGGTCGACTGCGACGTCTGGGGGTTCTCGATCCCTCGCATGCTCGGCGTCAGCGGCCGTCCGACGTCCTTCAACGGCATGATGCTGCCGCTCGAGGCGCACGGCGTGAAGGTCATCTCGATGGGCTTCTTCG